In Ictalurus furcatus strain D&B chromosome 20, Billie_1.0, whole genome shotgun sequence, the DNA window TAAAACCTACAAGTCAACTGGTTGGTTGAATTATTAAAACGTTATGCACACCACGAGGCGGTGATTTGAGGAGACCCGGAGGCGTTACACCACGAGTCAGCATGATTTTCTAATATGCCAACCAAACAATTATTCcacctcaagacattgttcagatgttttactTCAAGAGATGTGTCAGGTTTTTATCCTTAAAACACTCCagtgtggaactaatttattaattaCACATCCCAACTCAAGCCTCCGTTGCTAAAACATTCCAAACCATTATTTTAAAGCTAGTAATACAGGATTGGGCCACTGATATcaagttattagagagagagagagagagagagagagatcagtttgttttttcatttcatagGACAACTTGTTCACAGGGTTCTTCAGTTCGTATGACTCCAGAaaatacaacaaacaaatagggaattaaatgaaatgttcaacTTCAGCAGAGATGCAGATCAACACGGCCTGCAATCCTCTGCACTGTAATACCAGCTGCAGCCGCTAGATGGAGACCAACTCAAAGGAAGCCATATAAAGTATATTAGCACCTTGTTCTAACCATTACAAACAGGAAATAAGGACagaagacagtgtgtgtgtgtattaaacgTTTATTTCCCATAAACCAAAAGATGTCCCAGTACACCTGaaaatgaaggggggggggggggggagagaaaaagTTAGATATGAATAAttccatacattttaatttacacattaaTCCTCAATAAAGCCTTGATTTTGTTCAAGAAAAGCAAATCAGATCTTTCACCTAACAGAGGTTAACCCTCAACTCTAATCCTAACCCTAGGGTTGGTTCACCTTCAGTTCATTCTCCTGATGAGTCTGTTGATCTGGTCCTCTCGGTTCCCGGCGTCTCCTCCCTCCACAAAGTGAGTGGTCTTCTTGTTCATGCCACCACGAGGAGACGACAGTTTGAAGGGCCACAGGAAGTTGTTGGCGGCTTTGAAGTTCCTGCCGACGGTGTAGATCTCATGGATCAGATCCTCCACGCAGATGATTCcacatggtcctggagaaattaGGAGCAACGTTCTCGGATTACACACGGCTCTAAGATACAACGTTCAACCCACACAGTGTTCTAAGCGTGGACGCTGTACGAGTGCAGTCACGGTTCTGTTCGGACGTCGTCTAGGGTCAGGTGAGAGGATAATCATCGTATCACAATAATCCAAGTTATTTTTATCGTGATGCATAAAATTCAGCTAACCAACAGCCAGGAAAACAAGCGCAGTTATATAAAGCCAACAAAAACGAAACTaactctgaaaaataaaataaataaacattaaatcaGCAGCTTCCTTTcagttcattattttaaatacctgaacttttaatttttttagaagACTATTTCAGAAGTGCTACAATTAATCATGACTGATCATATCGTCAGATTGGCCACCTCGAAACTCATCTCCTTTACATTCAATCATTCTGTTACTTAAAGGAAGAGCTCACTGATGACGTATTCATGTGAACCACTCCTCATCCCACAGAAGGTCATGAGATCATCTTCCCAATGACCCGAGTTCAGAAAAGGTCGTATCTAGTGTTGCAAACTAATACTCTGTCACTAGATTAGACAAGTTTTTAGGCCATTTTAGCAttcttactttaaaaaaaattaaatgaataagaaGCCCTGCAGGTTCTCAAGCAGACATTTATGATGTTCCTGAAGGAGATGTGTTTCTCCAGCTCATATCACAACTGCTGGAGATACAAACAGAGCAGCTTCACCGCCAGTGTGTAAAGTCTGACCACCCCTGCCCTGGACCACCAATCCCTGACCGCCCCCGATGACCAACCCCTGACCGCCCCTGCTCCTAGTCTGGCCTCTAGCATCGAATCCACatcattttcagtgtgtgtgtgagattttttaCCAAGGCTCTTCTCGATGAGGGAGTTGTCCGTCAGAGGAATACGCTGCTTCTTGATCTTGCCGTATCCACGCTTGTAGACCAGCTCGCGTACAGACTTCAGGTTGGGGTAACTGAGgggcacaaccacacacagGTCACCTAATTACACCTGAGCAGGTGTCACACCTCAGACGTCCACTACAaaatcaccacacacaccccccccttTAACAAACTCCTGTGTTAATATAGCATTCTAAGCTAATTCTATTGGCTGAACGTATAAAGAAGTGTAGAATGATAGAATTGCTCGTCACCCCCAGGCGATGTAGGGCTCTGCGATACGCAGCATGTTGATGGAGGCCTTGTTGAGCTTGACGAAGACGCCGTTGAAGAT includes these proteins:
- the rpl7 gene encoding 60S ribosomal protein L7, whose protein sequence is MAGETEKKETKEVEKKETKEKKPKKAPSVPESLLKKRKIYAAVKEARAKSLRAEKLNRRITRNLIYARAQFYHKEYRQMYRREIRMNRMARKAGNFYVPAEPKLAFVIRIRGINGVSPKVRKVLQLLRLRQIFNGVFVKLNKASINMLRIAEPYIAWGYPNLKSVRELVYKRGYGKIKKQRIPLTDNSLIEKSLGPCGIICVEDLIHEIYTVGRNFKAANNFLWPFKLSSPRGGMNKKTTHFVEGGDAGNREDQINRLIRRMN